A genomic window from Yoonia rosea includes:
- a CDS encoding universal stress protein — translation MRKFLVVLDDSRECLNAMRFAAMRASHTGGGVAVLSIIPPDEFNHWIGVGEIMRAEARERIEVHFEVFAKWMRDKQNVDPELVIREGEPLSEIIAYVNEDPEIGVLVLGAGIDSKGPGPLVSQLSKQSGSLPVPITIVPGDLSKERLEAIT, via the coding sequence ATGCGTAAGTTTCTGGTCGTTTTGGATGATAGCCGCGAGTGCCTGAACGCCATGCGCTTTGCCGCGATGCGCGCATCCCATACCGGCGGTGGCGTGGCCGTTCTGTCCATCATCCCGCCTGACGAATTCAACCACTGGATCGGCGTGGGTGAGATCATGCGTGCCGAAGCCCGCGAGCGGATCGAAGTCCACTTTGAAGTTTTTGCGAAATGGATGCGCGACAAACAGAACGTTGATCCTGAACTCGTGATCCGCGAAGGCGAACCGCTCAGTGAAATCATTGCCTATGTGAACGAAGACCCTGAAATCGGCGTTTTGGTTCTGGGCGCCGGCATCGACAGCAAAGGCCCCGGGCCCTTGGTGTCACAACTCAGCAAGCAATCCGGTAGCCTGCCTGTCCCGATCACGATTGTGCCGGGTGATCTGTCCAAAGAGCGACTCGAGGCGATCACATAG
- a CDS encoding ABC transporter ATP-binding protein — translation MSDTAPAIELKGISKAFGPVQANKDISIRVMPGTIHGIIGENGAGKSTLMSILYGFYKADKGEIFIAGKKTSIPDSQAAIAAGIGMVFQHFKLVENFTVLENVVLGAEDSGLLRPSLARARRELKSLAEEYELNVDPDALIEEVGVGMQQRVEILKALYRKADILILDEPTGVLTPAEADHLFRILENLKREGKTIILITHKLREIMEITDTVSVMRRGEMTATVKTSETSPPALAELMVGRKVLLRVDKAPAQIGRKILEVKDLNVTDSKGVHRLKGVSFDVHAGEILGIAGVAGNGQSELLEVLGGYEKATGSIKVNGDEIDLTGAKSNGQSRRARGISHVPEDRQREGLIMDFQAWENTAFGYHHDARYQKNRFLMDNAAIRKDTEEKMARFDVRPPDPSLAAKSFSGGNQQKIVLAREIERNPDLLLIGQPTRGVDIGAIEFIHQQIVALRDQGKAILLVSVELEEILSLSDRIAVMFDGKIMGERMPQDTDEKELGLLMAGMTTQPRGPLHEAVEAQLATAGSGTAKEV, via the coding sequence ATGTCCGATACAGCCCCCGCGATTGAGCTGAAAGGTATTTCCAAAGCTTTTGGCCCTGTTCAGGCCAACAAAGACATCTCGATCCGCGTCATGCCTGGCACGATCCACGGGATCATCGGCGAAAATGGCGCGGGCAAATCCACGCTGATGTCGATCCTCTACGGCTTTTACAAAGCCGACAAAGGCGAGATTTTCATCGCGGGCAAGAAAACATCCATTCCTGACAGTCAGGCGGCAATCGCCGCAGGCATCGGGATGGTGTTCCAGCATTTCAAACTGGTCGAAAACTTCACCGTTCTGGAAAATGTGGTTCTGGGGGCCGAGGACAGCGGCCTGTTGCGCCCGTCATTGGCGCGCGCGCGGCGCGAACTCAAAAGCCTTGCGGAAGAATACGAACTGAACGTCGATCCGGACGCCCTGATCGAAGAGGTTGGCGTTGGCATGCAACAGCGCGTTGAAATCCTCAAAGCGCTGTACCGCAAGGCCGATATTCTGATTTTGGATGAACCCACAGGTGTGCTGACACCCGCCGAGGCGGACCATTTGTTCCGTATCCTTGAGAACCTCAAGCGCGAGGGCAAAACCATCATCCTGATCACGCATAAACTGCGCGAAATCATGGAAATCACCGATACGGTCAGCGTGATGCGGCGGGGCGAAATGACCGCTACTGTCAAGACCTCTGAAACCAGCCCGCCTGCGCTGGCCGAGCTGATGGTCGGCCGCAAGGTATTGCTACGCGTGGACAAGGCGCCGGCGCAGATCGGGCGTAAAATCCTTGAGGTCAAAGACCTTAATGTGACTGACAGCAAGGGCGTTCACCGTCTCAAAGGCGTCAGCTTTGATGTACACGCTGGCGAAATCCTCGGGATTGCGGGTGTTGCCGGCAACGGGCAGTCCGAATTGCTGGAAGTACTGGGCGGCTATGAAAAGGCCACCGGCAGCATTAAGGTGAACGGCGATGAAATCGACCTGACAGGTGCGAAATCCAACGGCCAGAGCAGACGCGCGCGGGGCATCAGCCACGTCCCCGAGGACCGCCAGCGCGAAGGGCTGATCATGGATTTTCAGGCCTGGGAAAACACCGCCTTTGGCTATCATCACGATGCGCGCTATCAGAAGAACAGATTTCTGATGGACAATGCAGCCATCCGTAAAGACACCGAAGAAAAAATGGCGCGTTTCGATGTCCGTCCGCCCGATCCAAGCCTTGCCGCCAAGAGCTTTTCCGGTGGCAACCAGCAGAAAATCGTCCTCGCGCGCGAGATTGAACGCAACCCCGACCTGTTGCTGATCGGGCAACCGACACGCGGTGTGGACATTGGTGCGATCGAATTTATCCACCAGCAGATTGTTGCACTTAGGGATCAGGGCAAAGCAATTTTGTTGGTTTCCGTGGAGTTAGAAGAAATTTTGTCCCTCTCAGACCGGATTGCGGTTATGTTTGACGGAAAAATAATGGGCGAGCGGATGCCTCAGGACACAGACGAAAAAGAACTCGGGCTTTTGATGGCCGGAATGACCACGCAGCCGCGTGGGCCACTCCACGAGGCTGTCGAAGCACAATTGGCGACCGCTGGCAGCGGCACGGCCAAGGAGGTCTGA
- a CDS encoding VOC family protein, with the protein MSAPSTARVGHVHLRVSDLERAIAFYSGVLGFALTQRHGDQAAFLAAGDYHHHIGLNTWESLGASPPPKGHTGLYHTAFLYPDRKSLAQVVRRVLDAGIPLDGAGDHGVSEAIYLRDPDQNGVELYYDRPMAVWPRDADGTLAMTNGRVDLPALLALAE; encoded by the coding sequence ATGTCTGCACCTTCAACAGCCCGCGTTGGGCACGTTCACCTGCGGGTCTCGGATCTTGAACGCGCGATCGCCTTTTACTCAGGCGTTTTGGGTTTCGCCCTAACCCAACGCCATGGTGACCAGGCGGCCTTTCTGGCCGCTGGCGATTATCACCATCACATCGGCCTGAACACATGGGAAAGCCTTGGTGCGTCTCCTCCCCCCAAAGGACACACAGGCCTATACCACACAGCCTTTCTGTATCCCGACAGAAAGTCGCTGGCCCAAGTTGTCCGGCGCGTGCTTGATGCAGGCATCCCGCTGGATGGCGCAGGCGATCACGGGGTGAGCGAGGCCATTTATCTGCGTGACCCTGACCAGAACGGCGTCGAGCTCTACTATGACCGCCCGATGGCGGTCTGGCCCCGTGATGCAGACGGCACACTCGCCATGACCAACGGCCGAGTTGATCTGCCAGCCCTCTTGGCGCTGGCCGAGTAA
- the tsaB gene encoding tRNA (adenosine(37)-N6)-threonylcarbamoyltransferase complex dimerization subunit type 1 TsaB — translation MQPKPIVLAFDTSAAHCAAALLLGDRIVTHVDEMAKGQAEHLMPMLEEMLATEGLTWRDLDGIGVGVGPGNFTGIRIALSAARGLALGLGKPAIGVNGFDARALGETLPFTATIPAPRDQSYTQAFHADGTTSDPAQNTEPAGAQKGAEVLIGAVAEIAASRLATDHPRPAPLYIRSADAAPPRDPAPVLLP, via the coding sequence TTGCAGCCTAAGCCAATTGTCTTAGCATTCGATACATCGGCGGCGCATTGCGCCGCCGCTTTACTGTTGGGCGACCGGATCGTCACACACGTGGACGAAATGGCCAAAGGACAGGCCGAACATCTGATGCCGATGCTCGAAGAGATGCTGGCGACCGAGGGGCTGACATGGCGCGACCTTGACGGTATCGGGGTGGGTGTTGGTCCCGGAAATTTTACAGGTATTCGCATCGCGCTATCTGCCGCACGCGGGCTGGCGCTTGGGCTTGGAAAGCCGGCGATTGGCGTGAACGGGTTTGACGCCCGCGCCCTTGGCGAAACGCTCCCTTTCACGGCAACCATTCCCGCCCCGCGCGACCAGTCCTACACCCAAGCGTTCCACGCCGATGGCACGACAAGCGATCCCGCCCAGAACACAGAGCCCGCAGGCGCACAAAAAGGCGCAGAGGTGCTGATCGGCGCCGTCGCTGAAATCGCCGCATCGCGCCTCGCGACAGACCACCCGCGCCCTGCCCCCCTCTATATCCGCAGCGCCGACGCCGCCCCGCCGCGCGATCCCGCTCCCGTCTTGCTCCCATGA
- a CDS encoding NifU family protein has product MFIQTESTPNPATLKFLPGQNVLEVGTADFPSVEAAENSPLAKRIFATGGVTGVFFGLDFVTVTKADDVAWDHIKPGILGAIMEHYQSGQSVMADDHKPVSGHAEHSGEDAEIVGQIKELLDTRVRPAVAQDGGDITFHGFERGIVYLHMQGACAGCPSSTLTLKMGIENLLRHYIPEVVEVRPVAA; this is encoded by the coding sequence ATGTTCATCCAGACTGAATCGACACCAAACCCCGCAACGCTCAAGTTTCTGCCCGGCCAGAACGTGCTTGAGGTCGGCACCGCCGACTTCCCAAGTGTCGAGGCGGCTGAAAACTCACCGCTCGCCAAGCGCATCTTTGCCACTGGTGGTGTGACGGGCGTCTTCTTTGGCCTTGATTTCGTGACCGTCACGAAGGCCGACGATGTCGCGTGGGACCATATCAAACCGGGCATTCTTGGCGCGATCATGGAGCACTATCAATCCGGTCAATCCGTGATGGCCGATGACCATAAACCGGTCAGCGGGCATGCCGAACACAGCGGCGAAGACGCCGAGATTGTCGGGCAGATCAAAGAACTTCTTGATACCCGCGTGCGCCCAGCCGTAGCACAAGATGGTGGCGACATCACCTTCCACGGATTTGAGCGCGGCATCGTGTACCTGCACATGCAAGGCGCATGCGCCGGTTGCCCGTCATCAACGCTGACCCTGAAAATGGGCATCGAGAACCTGCTGCGCCACTACATCCCCGAGGTGGTCGAGGTCCGGCCAGTTGCAGCCTAA
- a CDS encoding BMP family lipoprotein, with the protein MTLMQKFLGASAALALTAGTAAADPAILFDLGGKFDKSFNESAYNGAERWATETGGSYAEVEIQSDAQREQAIRRFAESGANPIVMAGFSWATPLAEVAADYPDTKFAIIDMVVDAPNVRSVVFNEHEGSYLVGMMAAMASESGTVSFVGGMDIPLIRKFACGYAQGAMAVNPDVTVIANMTGTTPAAWNDPVKGSELTLAQISQGSDVVFAAAGGTGVGVLQTAADEDILSIGVDANQNYLHPGEVLTSMLKRVDNAVYEAFTQGTDLETGFNVMGIANEGVGYALDEFNAELVTADMQAAVDAAAASIASGELVVHDYTADETCPALSF; encoded by the coding sequence ATGACACTTATGCAAAAATTTCTTGGCGCATCTGCCGCACTGGCTTTGACAGCCGGTACTGCCGCTGCAGACCCCGCCATCCTGTTCGATCTTGGTGGCAAGTTCGACAAATCCTTTAACGAAAGCGCCTATAACGGGGCAGAGCGTTGGGCGACCGAAACAGGCGGTTCCTACGCCGAGGTCGAAATCCAGTCCGACGCGCAGCGTGAACAGGCCATCCGCCGTTTCGCTGAATCCGGTGCAAACCCGATCGTTATGGCAGGCTTCTCATGGGCCACGCCGCTGGCCGAAGTTGCCGCCGACTATCCTGACACCAAGTTCGCCATCATCGACATGGTCGTTGACGCGCCAAACGTCCGTTCCGTTGTGTTCAACGAGCACGAAGGTTCCTACCTTGTCGGCATGATGGCTGCGATGGCATCCGAAAGCGGCACGGTATCCTTCGTTGGTGGCATGGACATCCCGCTGATCCGCAAGTTCGCCTGTGGCTATGCTCAGGGTGCCATGGCGGTGAACCCCGACGTCACAGTCATTGCCAACATGACAGGCACAACGCCTGCGGCTTGGAACGATCCGGTAAAAGGCTCCGAACTGACACTGGCACAGATCAGCCAAGGGTCTGACGTGGTCTTTGCTGCTGCTGGCGGCACGGGCGTTGGCGTTCTGCAAACAGCTGCTGACGAAGACATCCTGTCTATCGGCGTTGACGCAAACCAGAACTACCTGCACCCCGGCGAGGTTCTGACATCCATGCTCAAGCGCGTCGATAACGCGGTCTACGAGGCCTTTACACAAGGCACAGACCTCGAAACCGGCTTTAACGTCATGGGCATCGCGAACGAAGGCGTGGGCTATGCGCTGGACGAATTCAACGCAGAACTGGTGACCGCCGACATGCAAGCCGCCGTTGACGCAGCTGCCGCATCCATCGCCTCGGGCGAACTGGTTGTCCACGACTACACAGCTGACGAAACCTGCCCTGCGCTGAGCTTCTAA
- a CDS encoding GNAT family N-acetyltransferase yields MTPQELARLHAAAFSATRAWSAEEFAGLLKHPGTFAVGDTRSFALIRTVLDEAELLTIATAPDMRRQGLARTTLTAGERRAQTEGAARIFLEVAEDNDAAIALYTASGYRQIGRRPGYYLPKDGAPLAALVMRKSLTTT; encoded by the coding sequence ATGACGCCACAAGAGCTGGCCCGCCTGCATGCCGCCGCTTTCAGCGCGACCCGTGCATGGTCGGCCGAGGAATTTGCGGGCCTTCTCAAACACCCCGGCACCTTTGCGGTAGGCGATACACGCAGTTTCGCGCTGATCCGCACTGTGCTGGACGAAGCAGAGCTTTTGACGATCGCCACCGCCCCGGACATGAGGCGTCAGGGCCTTGCACGGACCACACTGACGGCAGGTGAGAGACGGGCGCAAACCGAAGGCGCGGCCAGAATCTTTCTTGAAGTCGCCGAGGACAACGACGCCGCAATCGCACTTTACACTGCGTCCGGCTATCGCCAAATCGGGCGGCGTCCCGGCTATTATCTGCCTAAAGATGGGGCACCATTAGCCGCGCTCGTGATGCGCAAGTCACTGACCACAACCTGA
- a CDS encoding branched-chain amino acid aminotransferase has product MATGKNIRTYFEGKWHDGDVPVMRAADHGTWLGTTVFDGARFVNGLMPDLDLHCARVNRSAEALMITPTVSTEEMIAVTKEGLAKYDTGAAVYIRPMYWAIHGDATAIVPSAEETGFAICLEEIPFAAATATTTLGLTKFRRPVIDDAVVNAKAGCLYPNNARMLAEVRARGFSNALVADAMGNVAETATANVFMVKDGEVFTPIPNGTFLSGITRARHIANLRADGVKVHETVLTFDDFHGADEVFLSGNMAKVTPVTAFENTQYQVGPVTRQVREMYWDWAASTA; this is encoded by the coding sequence ATGGCTACCGGCAAAAACATCCGCACCTATTTCGAAGGCAAATGGCATGACGGCGACGTCCCTGTCATGCGGGCGGCTGATCATGGCACGTGGCTGGGAACGACTGTTTTTGATGGTGCCCGCTTTGTGAACGGGCTGATGCCTGATCTTGATTTGCACTGCGCCCGCGTGAACCGCTCGGCCGAAGCGCTGATGATCACGCCGACCGTCAGCACCGAAGAGATGATCGCAGTCACCAAAGAGGGTCTGGCGAAATACGACACAGGCGCCGCCGTCTATATCCGCCCAATGTATTGGGCAATCCACGGTGACGCGACAGCGATTGTCCCCAGCGCCGAGGAAACCGGTTTTGCCATTTGTCTTGAAGAAATCCCCTTTGCTGCGGCCACCGCCACGACAACACTGGGCCTGACCAAATTCCGCCGCCCTGTGATCGACGACGCGGTGGTCAACGCCAAGGCAGGCTGCCTTTACCCCAACAACGCCCGGATGCTGGCCGAGGTCCGCGCGCGCGGATTTTCAAACGCACTCGTCGCCGATGCCATGGGCAACGTGGCCGAAACGGCCACCGCAAACGTCTTTATGGTCAAGGATGGCGAGGTTTTTACCCCTATCCCCAATGGCACCTTCCTGTCCGGCATCACGCGCGCACGGCATATCGCGAACCTGCGTGCAGACGGCGTCAAAGTGCATGAAACCGTGCTGACCTTTGATGATTTCCACGGCGCTGACGAGGTTTTCCTTTCGGGCAACATGGCCAAGGTTACGCCCGTCACCGCCTTCGAGAATACGCAGTATCAAGTTGGTCCTGTGACCCGCCAAGTACGTGAAATGTATTGGGACTGGGCGGCCAGCACTGCATAG